One Thiohalomonas denitrificans DNA window includes the following coding sequences:
- the ahcY gene encoding adenosylhomocysteinase encodes MNAVPSEFSDYKVADISLADWGRKEIAIAETEMPGLMALREEYGAAKPLQGARVTGSLHMTIQTAVLIETLVELGAEVRWASCNIFSTQDHAAAAIAAEGIPVYAWKGETIEEYWWCTEQALAWPDGKGPNMILDDGGDATLLLHKGVEFEKAGAVPEPQAGDNEEYTAVLGVLKRHFANSTSKWTEMAAGIRGVTEETTTGVHRLYHMEKDGTLLFPAMNVNDSVTKSKFDNLYGCRESVMDGIKRATDVMIAGKTCVVLGYGDVGKGCAQAFRGLGATVWVTEIDPICALQAAMEGFRVVTMDEAAPHGDIFVTATGNEAVITHDHMAAMKNEAIVCNIGHFDSEIDIAGVRKYEWENIKPQVDHIIFPPTGDEPNGKKITILAEGRLVNLGCATGHPSFVMSASFTNQVLAQMELFGRGDQYGKKVYVLPKILDEKVARLHLNRIGVHLTQLSKEQADYIGVPTEGPYKPDHYRY; translated from the coding sequence ATGAACGCTGTTCCTTCCGAGTTCTCGGATTATAAAGTTGCCGATATCTCCCTGGCCGATTGGGGCCGCAAGGAGATTGCCATTGCCGAGACCGAGATGCCGGGTCTGATGGCGCTGCGTGAGGAGTATGGTGCCGCCAAGCCGCTACAGGGCGCACGCGTCACCGGCTCGCTGCACATGACCATCCAGACGGCAGTACTGATCGAAACCCTGGTGGAGTTGGGAGCCGAGGTACGCTGGGCTTCATGCAACATTTTCTCCACCCAGGATCACGCCGCTGCCGCTATCGCTGCCGAGGGCATCCCTGTCTACGCCTGGAAAGGTGAAACCATCGAGGAGTACTGGTGGTGCACGGAACAGGCGCTTGCCTGGCCCGACGGCAAAGGACCCAACATGATCCTCGATGACGGCGGCGATGCCACCCTGCTGCTGCACAAAGGCGTCGAGTTCGAAAAGGCGGGCGCGGTGCCCGAGCCCCAGGCCGGTGACAACGAGGAGTACACCGCCGTTCTGGGCGTCCTCAAGCGTCACTTTGCCAACAGCACCAGCAAATGGACCGAGATGGCCGCCGGCATTCGCGGCGTCACCGAAGAGACCACCACAGGAGTGCACCGGCTCTATCACATGGAAAAGGACGGCACCCTGCTGTTCCCGGCCATGAACGTCAACGACTCGGTCACCAAGTCCAAATTCGACAATCTCTACGGCTGCCGCGAGTCGGTGATGGACGGCATCAAGCGCGCCACCGACGTCATGATCGCCGGCAAGACCTGCGTGGTGCTCGGCTACGGTGATGTCGGCAAGGGCTGTGCACAGGCTTTTCGGGGACTGGGGGCCACGGTGTGGGTAACGGAAATCGATCCCATCTGCGCGCTGCAGGCGGCAATGGAGGGCTTCCGGGTGGTGACCATGGACGAAGCGGCCCCACACGGTGATATTTTCGTGACCGCCACCGGCAATGAGGCCGTGATCACCCACGATCACATGGCAGCCATGAAGAACGAGGCCATCGTCTGCAACATCGGGCATTTCGATTCGGAAATCGATATTGCCGGGGTACGCAAGTACGAATGGGAGAATATCAAGCCGCAGGTCGACCACATCATTTTCCCCCCTACCGGGGACGAGCCGAACGGCAAGAAGATCACCATCCTTGCTGAAGGGCGTCTGGTGAATCTCGGCTGCGCCACGGGTCACCCGAGCTTCGTCATGTCCGCCTCCTTTACCAATCAGGTGCTGGCGCAAATGGAGCTGTTTGGCCGGGGCGACCAGTACGGGAAAAAGGTTTACGTGCTACCGAAGATCCTGGATGAAAAGGTGGCTCGCCTGCACCTGAACCGGATCGGCGTACATCTTACCCAGCTCAGCAAGGAACAGGCGGACTACATCGGCGTACCTACCGAAGGTCCTTACAAGCCGGATCACTACCGGTATTGA
- the metF gene encoding methylenetetrahydrofolate reductase [NAD(P)H], whose protein sequence is MESQNQNPGHFSFEFFPPKTDQGKAKLADAVDELKVLKPRYVSVTFGAGGSTQQGTIETVRDLMERGLDAAPHLSCIGATRKSIRELLQGYVDMGVKRIVALRGDMPSGMREPGDFQYANELVEFIRQETGDRFHLEVAAYPEFHPQAKSAEDDLANFKRKCDAGANAAITQYFYNVDAYLRFVEDCQKRGLELPIVPGIMPIVNFTQLARFSDACGAEIPRWLRWRLEGLGDDKEAIRAYGQDVNTELCRRLLEAGAPGLHFYTMNQAGPTTAIWESLGLS, encoded by the coding sequence ATGGAATCCCAGAATCAGAATCCCGGGCACTTTTCATTCGAATTTTTTCCTCCCAAGACCGACCAGGGCAAGGCGAAGCTTGCCGATGCAGTCGACGAACTGAAGGTGCTCAAGCCTCGCTACGTGTCGGTCACCTTCGGGGCGGGGGGCAGTACGCAACAGGGCACCATTGAAACGGTACGCGACCTGATGGAGCGCGGCCTGGATGCGGCTCCCCACCTCTCCTGTATCGGGGCGACTCGCAAAAGTATACGCGAACTGCTGCAAGGCTACGTCGACATGGGAGTCAAGCGCATCGTTGCGCTGCGCGGGGACATGCCTTCAGGAATGCGCGAGCCTGGTGACTTTCAATACGCCAATGAACTGGTCGAATTCATCCGGCAGGAAACAGGCGATCGCTTTCACCTGGAAGTCGCCGCCTACCCGGAATTCCATCCCCAGGCAAAGAGCGCCGAGGATGATCTCGCCAATTTCAAGCGCAAGTGCGACGCAGGCGCCAATGCGGCGATTACCCAGTATTTCTACAACGTGGATGCGTACCTGCGATTCGTGGAAGACTGCCAGAAGCGGGGACTGGAACTACCGATCGTCCCGGGCATAATGCCCATCGTCAATTTTACGCAGTTGGCCCGTTTTTCCGATGCCTGTGGGGCCGAAATACCGCGCTGGCTGCGATGGCGGCTGGAGGGCCTGGGCGACGACAAAGAAGCCATTCGGGCCTACGGGCAGGACGTCAATACTGAACTTTGCCGCCGTTTGCTGGAGGCCGGAGCGCCGGGTCTGCACTTTTACACCATGAATCAGGCCGGTCCCACGACCGCTATCTGGGAGTCCCTGGGGCTTTCCTGA
- a CDS encoding 16S rRNA (uracil(1498)-N(3))-methyltransferase: MRIPRIYQPVSLVTGQRLELDGNGVNHAVRVLRLKSGAPVILFNGEGGAFDAVLVEAERRRAVVELRTFRDEETESPLAITLVQGISRGDRMDYTIQKAVELGVARIVPVVTARTVVDLKGERREKRRERWQARAIAACEQCGRNRVPEVAPILALDEWLARPTTAVDCWMLDHRSEAGLAVDLAGAAATLLIGPEGGLTANERSLALSRGYRGLRLGPRVLRTETASVVALTIMQHRWGDLR, encoded by the coding sequence ATGCGAATTCCCCGCATCTATCAGCCCGTCTCCCTTGTCACCGGCCAGCGCCTGGAGCTGGACGGCAATGGGGTGAACCACGCGGTTCGTGTCCTGCGCCTCAAGTCCGGGGCGCCGGTCATCCTGTTTAACGGCGAAGGCGGAGCATTCGATGCCGTTCTTGTCGAGGCCGAGCGGCGGCGTGCGGTCGTGGAACTGCGGACCTTTCGGGACGAGGAGACCGAGTCTCCGCTAGCCATCACGCTGGTCCAGGGAATCTCGCGTGGCGATCGCATGGATTACACCATTCAGAAGGCCGTAGAGCTGGGGGTCGCACGGATTGTCCCGGTCGTGACCGCGCGCACCGTGGTCGACCTGAAGGGAGAGCGTCGGGAAAAGCGCCGGGAGCGCTGGCAGGCCCGGGCGATCGCCGCCTGCGAGCAGTGTGGCCGCAACCGTGTCCCGGAGGTCGCCCCCATCCTGGCCCTGGACGAGTGGCTGGCGCGGCCGACGACAGCAGTGGATTGCTGGATGCTGGACCACCGCTCCGAGGCCGGCCTTGCGGTTGATTTGGCCGGGGCCGCAGCTACGCTGCTCATCGGTCCGGAAGGCGGCTTGACCGCAAACGAACGGAGTCTCGCCCTTTCCAGAGGCTACCGGGGACTCCGTCTGGGACCCAGAGTGCTACGCACTGAGACGGCTTCGGTCGTTGCGCTCACCATCATGCAGCATCGCTGGGGCGATCTCCGGTAG
- a CDS encoding c-type cytochrome, translated as MTKTIRTIISMGLATGLCFSASANAQDEAHLQERERLLSLIEAVNGDPDKRKRAIQKGHQRVSFCSNCHGDDGNSKRPEIPNLAGQNPAYLLEQFDLFADGRRKDFVMQTLAREFTLEDKVNISIYFANQEVVRDQEIDPFKARQGKEIFESVCQYCHGKDGKGEAGYARLAGQQKDFMINALKRYRENTDTERAPDEVRRTDARMERVTQHLTDQDIEALANYIASIE; from the coding sequence ATGACCAAAACGATTCGGACCATCATCTCCATGGGTCTGGCAACGGGACTTTGCTTCAGCGCCTCGGCCAACGCTCAGGACGAGGCCCATTTACAGGAGCGGGAGCGACTGCTTTCGCTGATCGAAGCGGTAAACGGCGACCCGGACAAGCGTAAGAGGGCGATTCAAAAAGGCCATCAGCGCGTCAGTTTCTGCAGTAATTGCCACGGCGATGACGGCAACAGCAAGCGCCCTGAAATCCCCAATCTGGCCGGTCAGAATCCCGCCTATCTGCTGGAACAGTTCGATCTGTTTGCCGACGGTCGCCGAAAGGATTTTGTGATGCAGACCCTGGCGAGGGAGTTTACCTTGGAAGACAAGGTAAACATTTCCATCTATTTCGCCAATCAGGAGGTGGTGCGTGATCAGGAGATCGATCCCTTCAAGGCGCGGCAGGGAAAAGAGATCTTCGAGAGTGTTTGCCAGTACTGCCACGGTAAGGACGGGAAAGGGGAGGCCGGTTATGCGCGCCTCGCCGGCCAGCAGAAGGATTTCATGATCAATGCCCTGAAGCGCTACCGGGAGAACACCGATACGGAGCGCGCTCCCGATGAGGTGCGACGCACGGATGCGCGTATGGAGCGGGTGACCCAGCATCTGACGGACCAGGACATCGAGGCATTGGCCAACTACATCGCTTCCATTGAGTAG
- a CDS encoding chemotaxis protein CheW — protein MTAPVTAAGREEQQSADAIRCLSIPLENGALLLPYTAVAEVTEFGELTPLTNGPGWLLGLLRWRGVTVPVLTLEGLVGTANGPTDSPEKVVVCNTLNGNPKLPFLAVAASGVPRLTWAQRDTINTMENARTGERPGALGHMHTPDGDVIIPDFDVLEQMLLRLGL, from the coding sequence ATGACAGCACCTGTTACCGCAGCGGGACGGGAAGAGCAACAGAGTGCGGACGCGATTCGCTGCCTCTCCATCCCTCTTGAGAACGGCGCATTGCTCTTGCCTTACACAGCGGTCGCGGAAGTGACGGAGTTTGGGGAGTTGACGCCGCTGACTAATGGACCCGGCTGGCTGCTGGGACTGCTCCGTTGGCGGGGCGTTACGGTTCCCGTACTGACCCTGGAGGGATTGGTAGGCACTGCAAACGGCCCGACCGATTCGCCCGAAAAAGTGGTGGTGTGCAATACGCTGAACGGTAATCCGAAGCTGCCGTTTCTCGCCGTCGCGGCTTCTGGTGTTCCTCGCCTGACCTGGGCGCAGCGCGACACCATCAACACCATGGAAAACGCACGGACTGGCGAGCGGCCGGGCGCCCTCGGTCACATGCATACGCCGGATGGTGACGTCATTATCCCCGATTTTGACGTGCTGGAGCAGATGCTGCTCAGGCTGGGTCTTTGA
- a CDS encoding hybrid sensor histidine kinase/response regulator has protein sequence MQTAETFDVSTLAWIKGELDETLNDARQALESFADAPEDAGELDACVDALHQVQRTLQMVELSAAAQFLAEVETFARALQHGELVSADSESGGAEEALMRAILELPDYLDGLQSGRPNTLLPLLPLVNEMRRLRGEAEWSELSVFHPDLSIRPPSRESAGNLQAVARKARPHYQTALANLLRDRETATSLQTLRKVLGALFKIADEIPVRQALWAGSALVEALSEKGLEISSEVKHLLGKLEQLVKYLSQKGETGANAGQVQALTRVLLYHVGHATAGGAMVAGIKDAFGLDRFFPEEGLSAGLTAELKKTVAADIMEELSQVKDILDVFVRGQRTDLDSLQPIGDGLLRLADTLVLLRQEDLQQALRDQVEVLGRIRLGELAPDDEVLMGVAGALLLVESTLQDWGSSTPVEKADDNGGYAGQFPEAEHLRGVRQVMKESLGDLIRVRELLAGYLDNPGDTGRLSSLPADFHRLVGSLNLLSYSRVARILQASAAYVRDEILNGKTIPDTSQLDQLADAVMSVEYYLEAFVQSRVHPASVLDVAENALAALGYPTGEFLERMNAGARDLSIAGEEAEVDELPQEPGAAVVAEPLDETGSRGPDAEGHGEEDDIDEEITAVFLEEAQEELEKITRLLPVWEANPSDHDVLAEYRRSFHTLKGSGRLVGAEELGEFAWSFEKMLNQVIDRAIEPGPVLFDLLHRAERVIPHLVEQFRTGIEPDIEVQALADAADALTSGELPLLPEEGAPVEPARAPKPSITADPELLDIYAKEAAEHLAAMDRFLFECRTEGVRYASEPLVRALHTLKGSSRIAGVAEVAGIADALENYSKALQTVHQPLSNDWIAVLHESRDLVEGVLIHLNDPSVPLPSAGDLQSRAEAFYASVRHLEKQWRPDDTPVAEPGEAEVPASAASDEPAAPKLKDLQESSEGLLPGSDSLQAEEVRIAPGERPEMAEFDDESDLVHLFLEEGSELLDESERCLEVWTAQPDDRTAVRELQRQLHTLKGSARLAGIAAVGDLSHELETVYEAITEGRLSPTPTLLGELQLGHDRLVNMLEQVRNGESAQVDKDVIARLEAVVQGERPTPTGEEPPEADSLAAEGAANEEGEEPELLELFLEEGREILDSSEHILQSWLKTPGENALVQSLQRELHTLKGSARMAGITAIGDLSHALESTFEALLERRTQVVPELLEVIQQAHDRLSNMLEQVWERQPVTTAEELIRRIEELLRAPETPDEPKAILPDPSLQQPDEDAIVPAETAEWLHAETAPDFYRLAMALVEQFGAELNNWQRAPSDPERHEALATAGAGLEQLAREVDVQNMVDLLVVTGVLLANVRDGHVLVSDEFFGLMHLVHERLSVLVEQQHHELPLRSVQDLIDSIKELTARYPGKPGEKDDTEAEESRRSSRIQHEMVRVRRDLMDSLVNYAGEVSIYRSRIEQRLNSFGHNISELDETVDRLRHQLRQFDIETEAQISARYQEAGEEYEDFDPLEFDRFTNMQQLSRAMMESLSDIGSIKGMMSEIERESETLLLQQARVNTELQENLMQTRMVPLVDNAPRLRRIVRQTASELGRKASLGFQGAGVEMDRRVVERLIAPLEHMLRNAVVHGIEPPEERLAAGKDEAGSITVGLSREGAEVVVRVFDDGRGIDADAVRAKAIERGLMEADADLGDQEVVQFILESGFSTAATLSQVAGRGIGMDVVSSEVRQLSGSMEIDSVKGQGTRFTVRLPLSLSVSRALIVHVGEETFAIPLLSVQGIARAEPAEVEALLGQEHPIYSWLGESYELMHPRQAIGIEEAAVPSEAKKQPLILAQSGDHRIALIVDRIEGSREVVVKSLGPQLSTLQSLSGATILADGSIALVLELSALIRTGIAHRHRAMEQRDSDAIPVPSVPTVMIVDDSITVRAVTRRLLKRHGMKAVVAKDGVDALTVLEETIPDVMLLDIEMPRMDGFELATHIRNSETLKGIPIIMITSRTGEKHRRRARDIGVDRYMGKPYSEGDLMENIESLIADAEPGETAG, from the coding sequence ATGCAGACAGCGGAGACATTTGACGTCAGCACCCTGGCCTGGATTAAGGGTGAATTGGACGAAACACTCAATGACGCCCGCCAGGCGCTGGAATCCTTCGCTGATGCGCCTGAGGATGCCGGTGAGTTGGACGCGTGCGTCGATGCCTTGCATCAGGTGCAACGCACCCTGCAAATGGTCGAGTTGTCTGCGGCTGCACAGTTCCTGGCGGAGGTCGAGACCTTCGCGCGAGCGCTACAGCACGGCGAGCTGGTGTCGGCTGATAGTGAATCGGGAGGGGCTGAAGAGGCACTGATGCGTGCCATCCTGGAGTTGCCGGACTATCTCGATGGTTTACAAAGCGGTCGGCCCAACACGCTTCTGCCGCTACTACCGCTGGTGAACGAGATGCGCCGGTTGCGGGGCGAAGCCGAATGGTCCGAGTTGTCGGTGTTTCATCCCGATCTGAGCATCCGGCCGCCGAGTCGGGAGTCCGCCGGCAATCTGCAGGCGGTTGCTCGTAAAGCCCGCCCCCACTACCAGACGGCTCTTGCCAACCTGCTGCGCGACCGCGAAACGGCAACCAGTCTGCAGACGCTCCGGAAGGTCCTCGGCGCCCTGTTCAAAATTGCCGACGAGATCCCCGTTCGGCAGGCACTTTGGGCGGGTTCGGCGCTGGTTGAAGCCCTCTCGGAGAAGGGGCTTGAAATATCCAGCGAAGTGAAGCATCTGCTTGGCAAGCTGGAGCAGCTGGTCAAGTATCTGTCTCAGAAGGGGGAGACCGGAGCCAATGCCGGGCAAGTCCAGGCGTTGACACGCGTGCTGCTGTATCACGTCGGCCATGCCACCGCCGGTGGTGCGATGGTTGCGGGGATCAAGGATGCCTTCGGTCTCGACCGCTTCTTCCCGGAAGAGGGGTTGTCGGCCGGACTGACAGCGGAGCTCAAGAAGACGGTTGCGGCCGATATCATGGAAGAGCTCTCCCAAGTCAAGGATATTCTCGACGTCTTCGTGCGGGGCCAGAGGACCGATCTGGACAGCCTGCAGCCGATCGGCGATGGATTGCTTCGCCTGGCGGATACGCTGGTTCTTTTGCGGCAGGAGGATCTGCAGCAGGCACTGCGTGATCAGGTGGAGGTGCTTGGCCGCATTCGTCTCGGAGAACTCGCGCCCGATGATGAAGTATTGATGGGCGTGGCCGGCGCGCTGCTGCTGGTGGAATCCACCCTCCAGGATTGGGGTTCGAGCACACCGGTGGAAAAGGCCGACGATAACGGAGGGTATGCGGGGCAATTCCCCGAAGCCGAACACCTGCGGGGTGTCCGGCAGGTTATGAAAGAGAGTCTGGGTGATCTGATCCGGGTCCGTGAATTACTCGCTGGCTATCTGGATAATCCCGGCGATACCGGAAGGCTGAGTTCCCTTCCTGCTGATTTTCACCGCCTGGTGGGGAGCCTGAACCTGCTTTCCTACTCACGCGTCGCCAGAATCCTGCAGGCGTCGGCTGCCTACGTACGTGATGAAATCCTGAACGGCAAGACGATCCCGGACACCAGCCAACTCGACCAGCTGGCCGATGCCGTAATGAGCGTCGAGTACTATCTCGAGGCTTTTGTCCAGAGCCGCGTACACCCCGCTTCGGTACTCGATGTTGCCGAAAATGCCCTCGCCGCGCTCGGATACCCCACGGGGGAGTTCCTGGAGAGGATGAATGCCGGTGCGCGGGATCTTTCCATTGCCGGGGAGGAGGCGGAGGTCGACGAGCTACCACAGGAGCCGGGCGCTGCTGTTGTTGCCGAGCCGCTGGATGAGACCGGCAGTAGGGGACCGGACGCGGAAGGACACGGGGAGGAGGACGATATCGATGAAGAGATCACAGCGGTCTTTCTCGAAGAGGCTCAGGAGGAGCTGGAAAAAATCACCAGACTGCTCCCTGTCTGGGAAGCCAACCCCTCGGACCATGATGTCCTCGCCGAGTATCGACGCTCCTTTCACACCCTGAAAGGCAGCGGACGGCTTGTCGGCGCCGAAGAGCTGGGTGAGTTTGCCTGGTCTTTCGAAAAGATGCTCAACCAGGTAATTGACCGGGCCATCGAACCCGGTCCCGTCCTGTTTGACCTGTTACACCGTGCCGAGCGGGTGATCCCGCACCTGGTAGAACAGTTTCGAACCGGTATAGAGCCCGACATCGAGGTGCAGGCGCTGGCGGATGCCGCCGATGCACTCACGAGTGGTGAGCTGCCTTTGCTGCCGGAAGAGGGAGCACCGGTCGAGCCCGCAAGGGCGCCGAAGCCGTCCATCACTGCAGACCCCGAGCTGCTTGATATCTACGCCAAGGAGGCCGCGGAACACCTTGCCGCGATGGATCGGTTCCTGTTCGAGTGCCGTACCGAGGGGGTGCGCTATGCCAGCGAACCCCTGGTCCGGGCGCTGCACACGTTGAAGGGCAGCTCGCGTATTGCCGGCGTAGCCGAGGTCGCCGGTATTGCCGATGCGCTGGAGAACTACAGCAAGGCACTTCAGACGGTCCACCAGCCCCTGAGTAACGACTGGATCGCGGTCCTGCACGAGAGTCGGGACCTGGTCGAAGGTGTGCTGATACATTTGAACGATCCCTCCGTCCCGTTGCCGTCGGCCGGGGACCTGCAAAGCCGTGCCGAAGCCTTTTACGCCTCCGTCCGCCATCTGGAAAAGCAGTGGCGACCGGACGATACGCCGGTCGCTGAACCTGGGGAGGCCGAGGTGCCTGCCTCGGCCGCGTCGGATGAACCAGCAGCCCCGAAACTCAAGGATCTGCAAGAATCCAGTGAAGGTCTACTTCCCGGCAGCGACAGCCTCCAGGCGGAGGAGGTTCGGATCGCTCCCGGCGAACGGCCGGAAATGGCTGAATTCGACGACGAATCGGATCTGGTTCACCTCTTCCTGGAAGAGGGAAGCGAGCTCCTCGATGAGAGCGAGCGCTGCCTCGAGGTCTGGACAGCGCAGCCTGATGACAGAACGGCAGTTCGGGAGCTCCAGCGTCAGCTGCATACGCTCAAGGGAAGTGCTCGCCTGGCTGGCATCGCAGCAGTGGGTGATCTCTCCCATGAACTCGAGACCGTTTACGAGGCGATCACCGAGGGGCGGTTGTCGCCGACCCCGACCCTGCTTGGTGAACTGCAGCTCGGTCACGATCGGCTGGTGAATATGCTGGAGCAGGTTCGTAACGGTGAATCGGCTCAGGTGGATAAGGACGTCATTGCGCGGCTTGAAGCAGTGGTCCAGGGCGAAAGGCCGACACCAACCGGAGAAGAACCCCCGGAGGCGGATTCCCTGGCAGCGGAAGGGGCCGCTAACGAGGAGGGAGAGGAACCCGAACTTCTCGAACTGTTTCTGGAGGAGGGCCGCGAGATCCTCGACAGCAGTGAGCACATACTGCAGTCGTGGCTCAAGACGCCCGGAGAGAACGCGCTGGTCCAGTCGCTTCAGCGTGAACTGCATACGCTCAAGGGGAGTGCACGCATGGCGGGTATAACCGCCATTGGCGATCTCAGTCACGCCCTCGAGTCCACTTTCGAAGCGCTGCTGGAGCGGCGCACGCAGGTCGTCCCCGAACTGCTCGAGGTCATTCAGCAGGCGCACGATCGACTCTCGAACATGCTGGAGCAGGTCTGGGAACGCCAACCGGTCACGACGGCCGAAGAGCTGATCCGGCGAATTGAAGAACTGCTTCGTGCGCCCGAAACGCCCGACGAACCGAAAGCCATATTGCCGGATCCCTCACTTCAGCAGCCGGACGAAGACGCCATCGTCCCGGCAGAGACAGCAGAATGGTTGCATGCCGAAACCGCTCCGGACTTCTACCGGCTGGCGATGGCGCTGGTCGAACAGTTCGGTGCCGAGCTCAATAACTGGCAGCGTGCGCCGAGTGATCCCGAACGGCATGAAGCCCTGGCAACCGCCGGCGCCGGTCTGGAGCAGTTGGCCCGGGAAGTCGATGTTCAGAACATGGTCGATCTGCTTGTGGTCACCGGGGTGCTGCTGGCCAACGTTCGCGACGGCCATGTCCTGGTGTCCGATGAATTTTTCGGATTGATGCACCTGGTGCATGAACGCCTTTCGGTACTCGTCGAGCAGCAGCATCACGAACTTCCGCTTCGCAGTGTGCAGGACCTCATCGACAGTATAAAGGAGCTGACCGCTCGCTACCCTGGAAAGCCGGGCGAGAAAGATGATACGGAAGCGGAGGAGAGTCGCCGATCATCCCGCATCCAGCATGAAATGGTTCGTGTGCGGCGCGACTTGATGGATAGCCTGGTTAACTATGCCGGCGAAGTGAGCATCTACCGATCGCGTATCGAGCAGCGGCTAAACTCCTTCGGCCACAATATCAGTGAATTGGATGAAACGGTAGATCGTCTCCGCCACCAGCTACGCCAGTTCGATATCGAAACCGAGGCGCAGATCTCTGCGAGGTATCAGGAGGCCGGCGAGGAGTACGAGGATTTCGATCCGCTGGAATTCGACCGCTTCACCAACATGCAGCAGCTCTCCCGCGCGATGATGGAGAGTTTGAGCGATATCGGCTCGATCAAGGGGATGATGTCCGAGATCGAGCGGGAATCGGAGACCCTTCTCCTGCAACAGGCTCGGGTCAATACCGAACTGCAGGAGAACCTGATGCAGACACGGATGGTCCCGCTCGTGGACAACGCCCCACGGCTGCGCCGTATCGTTCGTCAGACGGCATCGGAACTCGGTCGTAAAGCGAGCCTCGGTTTTCAGGGCGCCGGGGTGGAAATGGATCGGCGTGTGGTTGAGCGTCTGATTGCACCCCTTGAGCATATGCTGCGAAATGCTGTTGTCCATGGCATTGAACCCCCTGAAGAGCGCCTTGCCGCCGGTAAGGACGAGGCCGGCTCAATTACCGTGGGTCTGTCACGGGAAGGCGCCGAGGTGGTGGTTCGCGTTTTCGACGACGGGCGGGGAATCGATGCCGATGCGGTTCGTGCCAAGGCCATTGAACGCGGGCTGATGGAAGCCGATGCCGATCTCGGCGACCAGGAGGTGGTGCAGTTTATCCTGGAATCGGGTTTCTCGACGGCCGCGACGCTGAGCCAGGTTGCCGGTCGTGGTATCGGCATGGATGTGGTCAGCAGCGAAGTTCGGCAGTTGAGCGGTTCGATGGAGATCGATTCGGTGAAAGGCCAGGGGACGCGATTTACCGTGCGTCTGCCGCTTTCCCTTTCGGTAAGTCGGGCACTGATCGTTCATGTCGGCGAAGAGACCTTCGCCATTCCGTTGCTGTCCGTGCAAGGCATAGCGCGTGCGGAGCCTGCGGAAGTCGAGGCGCTCCTGGGGCAGGAGCATCCGATCTATTCTTGGCTTGGAGAGAGCTATGAACTGATGCACCCGCGTCAGGCGATCGGCATCGAAGAAGCGGCGGTGCCGTCTGAGGCGAAGAAGCAGCCCCTCATATTGGCACAGAGCGGCGATCACCGCATCGCCCTGATCGTCGATCGGATCGAGGGCAGCCGCGAAGTCGTGGTCAAATCTCTGGGTCCCCAGCTGAGTACGCTCCAGTCCCTCTCCGGGGCGACCATTCTGGCCGACGGTAGTATCGCTCTGGTGCTGGAGCTATCGGCACTTATCCGCACCGGTATTGCGCATCGGCATCGGGCCATGGAGCAGCGGGATTCGGATGCGATACCCGTCCCGTCAGTCCCGACCGTAATGATTGTGGACGACTCCATTACCGTGCGCGCCGTCACCAGGCGCTTGCTGAAACGTCACGGTATGAAAGCCGTGGTTGCAAAGGATGGTGTCGATGCCCTGACGGTCCTCGAAGAGACCATTCCGGATGTGATGTTACTGGACATCGAGATGCCGCGAATGGATGGCTTCGAGCTGGCCACCCACATCCGAAATTCGGAGACTTTGAAAGGGATTCCCATCATCATGATTACCTCGCGTACCGGAGAGAAACACCGCCGGCGGGCCCGGGATATCGGCGTCGATCGCTACATGGGCAAGCCCTATTCGGAAGGTGACCTCATGGAAAACATCGAGTCGTTGATTGCTGATGCGGAACCAGGGGAGACGGCCGGATGA